One Hydrogenophaga crassostreae genomic region harbors:
- the corA gene encoding magnesium/cobalt transporter CorA — MLNVFTLVNGRLFQEEINSSDALEGLKPIWIDLEAPTPEERRWVKRIFGLSIPEDAMDDDIEESARFFEEDNGELHVRSDFLIDDSDDPRAIRVAFILNENNDKLRSQGVLFSIHDEDVPVFRLLRMRARRMPGLIENSRDVLLMLFDADAEYCADTLENIYDDLEKVSRQVLAGAVTDDTAGQVLSAIARHEDMSGRIRRNVMDTRRAVSFMMRSRLLSAEQFEDARQILRDLDSLDSHTAFLFDKINFLMDATVGFININQNKIIKLFSVASVALLPPTLVASLYGMNFQYMPELSQKWGYPFALGLMLISAAVPMMYFRKRGWLK, encoded by the coding sequence ATGCTCAACGTCTTCACGCTGGTCAACGGCCGGCTGTTTCAAGAAGAAATCAACTCCAGCGACGCCCTTGAGGGCCTCAAACCGATCTGGATTGACCTGGAAGCGCCCACGCCCGAAGAGCGGCGCTGGGTCAAACGCATTTTTGGTCTGTCCATCCCGGAAGACGCGATGGACGACGACATCGAAGAGTCGGCGCGCTTTTTTGAGGAGGACAACGGCGAACTCCATGTGCGCAGCGACTTCTTGATCGACGACAGCGATGACCCTCGAGCCATACGTGTTGCCTTCATCCTGAATGAGAACAACGACAAGCTCCGAAGTCAGGGCGTGCTGTTCTCGATCCACGATGAAGATGTGCCAGTGTTCCGTTTGCTGCGCATGCGCGCGCGTCGCATGCCGGGTCTCATCGAAAACTCCAGAGACGTGTTGCTCATGCTGTTTGACGCCGATGCCGAGTACTGCGCCGATACGCTGGAGAACATCTACGACGATCTGGAAAAAGTGAGTCGCCAGGTACTGGCCGGGGCCGTGACCGACGACACCGCAGGCCAGGTGCTCTCGGCGATCGCGCGCCACGAAGACATGTCGGGCCGCATTCGCCGCAATGTCATGGACACGCGCCGCGCCGTGAGCTTCATGATGCGCAGCCGCTTGCTCAGCGCCGAGCAGTTTGAGGATGCCCGACAGATTCTGCGTGACCTAGACTCGCTTGACAGCCACACCGCGTTCCTGTTCGACAAGATCAACTTTTTGATGGATGCCACCGTCGGTTTCATCAACATCAACCAGAACAAGATCATCAAGCTCTTCTCCGTGGCCAGCGTGGCACTGCTGCCACCGACACTGGTCGCCAGCTTGTACGGCATGAACTTCCAGTACATGCCCGAGCTGAGTCAGAAATGGGGCTACCCGTTTGCGCTGGGTTTGATGCTGATTTCTGCGGCAGTCCCCATGATGTATTTCCGCAAGCGGGGTTGGTTGAAGTAG
- the dapB gene encoding 4-hydroxy-tetrahydrodipicolinate reductase has translation MNAVTPAAPPHRICVAGASGRMGQMLIEAIGASDDCLLAGALDIATSPALGQDAGAYSGKQTAVNITADIAAGLSHSQCLIDFTRPEGTLEHMHACVAQGVNLVIGTTGFSDEQKAEIAQAAKRIAIVMAPNMSVGVNVTLKLLDMAARAMSTGYDIEIIEAHHRHKVDAPSGTALKMGEVIADALGRDLKDCAVYAREGVTGERDPSSIGFATIRGGDIVGDHTVMFAGTGERIEISHKSSSRAGYAQGSLRAARFLSGKATGLFDMFDVLSLR, from the coding sequence ATGAACGCCGTGACACCTGCGGCTCCGCCGCACCGCATTTGTGTCGCTGGCGCCAGTGGGCGCATGGGTCAGATGCTGATTGAAGCCATAGGCGCCAGCGATGATTGCCTGCTCGCCGGTGCTCTTGATATCGCCACCAGTCCGGCACTTGGCCAGGATGCCGGTGCTTACTCGGGCAAGCAAACCGCGGTGAACATCACCGCCGATATCGCTGCTGGCCTGTCGCACAGCCAGTGCCTGATCGATTTCACGCGCCCGGAAGGCACACTGGAGCACATGCACGCGTGTGTGGCCCAGGGTGTCAATCTGGTGATCGGTACCACCGGGTTCTCTGATGAACAAAAGGCCGAGATCGCTCAGGCCGCCAAGCGCATCGCTATCGTGATGGCGCCCAACATGAGCGTGGGGGTGAATGTCACACTCAAGCTGCTTGACATGGCGGCCCGGGCGATGTCCACCGGCTACGACATCGAAATCATCGAAGCCCATCACCGCCACAAGGTCGATGCCCCCAGCGGCACGGCACTCAAGATGGGCGAAGTGATCGCCGATGCCCTGGGTCGGGACCTGAAGGACTGCGCGGTCTACGCCCGCGAAGGGGTGACTGGCGAGCGCGATCCTTCAAGCATTGGCTTTGCCACCATTCGGGGCGGCGACATCGTGGGCGACCACACCGTGATGTTTGCCGGTACCGGCGAGCGCATCGAAATATCCCACAAATCCAGCAGCCGGGCAGGTTATGCGCAGGGCAGTTTGCGAGCAGCGCGCTTTCTGAGTGGAAAGGCCACCGGGCTGTTCGATATGTTCGACGTGCTCAGCCTGCGCTGA
- the pntB gene encoding Re/Si-specific NAD(P)(+) transhydrogenase subunit beta, which produces MSASLATVSYIGATILFILSLGGLSNQQTALRGNLYGMVGMSLAVLATVFGPQVTGAGVPWIITAMLIGAIIGLYAARTVQMTQMPELVALMHSMVGMAAVLVGFATYVDPEASKGFTGAAHSIHAMEIYIGIFIGAVTFSGSVVAFGKLSGRIGGSPMLLPGRHWMNLAGLVLVIIFGRMFLNAESISDGMFPLFMMTIIALLFGVHMVMAIGGADMPVVVSMLNSYSGWAAAATGFMLSNDLLIVVGALVGSSGAILSYIMCNAMNRSFISVIAGGFGTTAAAPKAAGGAAEPAGEVSPILALETAEMLRDAKSVIIVPGYGMAVAQAQHTVYEITRHLREKGVKVRFGIHPVAGRMPGHMNVLLAEAKVPYDVVFEMDELNDDFPDTDVVMVIGANDIVNPAAQDDPTSPIAGMPVLEVWKARTSIVMKRSMAAGYAGVDNPLFYKENNRMLFGDAKKMLDEVLTALRG; this is translated from the coding sequence ATGTCTGCAAGTCTGGCTACGGTCTCCTACATCGGAGCGACGATTCTTTTCATTCTCAGTCTGGGCGGTTTGTCCAACCAGCAAACGGCGCTGCGCGGCAACCTGTACGGCATGGTTGGCATGTCGCTGGCTGTGCTGGCCACCGTGTTTGGTCCGCAGGTGACTGGCGCCGGCGTGCCCTGGATCATCACCGCCATGCTGATCGGCGCGATCATCGGTCTGTACGCAGCGCGCACGGTTCAGATGACGCAGATGCCCGAGCTGGTGGCACTGATGCACAGCATGGTCGGTATGGCCGCCGTGCTGGTGGGCTTTGCCACCTACGTCGACCCGGAAGCCTCCAAAGGATTCACCGGCGCGGCGCACTCCATCCATGCGATGGAGATCTACATCGGCATCTTCATCGGCGCGGTCACCTTCTCAGGCTCGGTCGTGGCATTCGGCAAACTGTCGGGCCGCATTGGTGGCAGCCCCATGCTGCTGCCCGGTCGCCACTGGATGAACCTGGCCGGTCTGGTCTTGGTGATCATCTTCGGGCGCATGTTCCTGAATGCCGAGTCGATCTCGGATGGCATGTTCCCGCTGTTCATGATGACCATCATCGCGCTGCTGTTCGGCGTGCACATGGTGATGGCCATTGGTGGCGCCGACATGCCGGTGGTGGTGTCGATGCTCAACAGCTATTCGGGCTGGGCCGCCGCGGCCACCGGTTTCATGCTGTCCAACGATCTGCTGATCGTGGTCGGTGCGCTGGTCGGCTCCAGCGGCGCCATTCTGTCGTACATCATGTGCAACGCGATGAACCGCAGCTTCATCAGCGTGATCGCCGGCGGCTTCGGCACAACCGCCGCGGCGCCCAAGGCGGCCGGCGGTGCCGCCGAGCCAGCGGGTGAGGTGTCGCCTATTCTGGCGCTCGAAACCGCCGAAATGCTGCGCGACGCCAAGAGCGTGATCATCGTTCCGGGCTACGGCATGGCGGTGGCACAGGCGCAGCATACGGTTTACGAGATCACGCGCCACCTGCGCGAAAAAGGCGTGAAAGTGCGCTTCGGCATCCACCCGGTGGCAGGTCGCATGCCAGGACACATGAACGTGTTGCTGGCCGAGGCCAAGGTGCCTTACGACGTCGTGTTTGAAATGGACGAACTGAACGACGACTTCCCGGACACCGATGTGGTCATGGTCATTGGCGCCAACGACATCGTGAATCCGGCCGCGCAAGACGACCCGACCAGCCCGATCGCCGGCATGCCCGTGCTCGAAGTGTGGAAAGCGCGCACATCCATCGTGATGAAGCGCAGCATGGCAGCCGGCTACGCCGGTGTGGACAATCCACTCTTCTACAAAGAGAACAACCGCATGCTGTTTGGCGACGCCAAGAAGATGCTCGATGAAGTCCTGACGGCTTTGAGGGGCTGA
- a CDS encoding MotA/TolQ/ExbB proton channel family protein, whose product MGVFETVMQGDAVSRSVALLLLLMSVASWVVILWKGWLLRRAGRDVQRSAEGFWQAAGLDEAQQRLAGSDPRQLVTPLLLAVRTLEEAAPGTLASAGDRSQQLTRVLRDALHGVLNRLQFGQVLLATVGSTAPFVGLLGTVWGIFNALTSIGLEGKFQIEQVSGPVGEALVMTAAGLAVAIPAVLAYNVLGRQIARIEADLEGFARDLRELLVHPLGASRSEN is encoded by the coding sequence ATGGGTGTTTTCGAAACCGTGATGCAGGGCGATGCCGTGAGCCGCAGCGTGGCCTTGCTGCTGCTGTTGATGTCGGTGGCGAGTTGGGTTGTGATTCTGTGGAAAGGCTGGCTGCTGCGCCGCGCAGGGCGCGATGTGCAGCGATCTGCCGAAGGCTTTTGGCAGGCCGCCGGCCTGGACGAGGCGCAACAGCGCCTCGCAGGCAGCGACCCTCGCCAACTGGTGACGCCGCTGTTGCTGGCCGTGCGCACACTGGAGGAAGCAGCGCCAGGCACCCTTGCTTCGGCCGGAGATCGCTCGCAGCAGCTCACCCGTGTGTTGCGCGATGCGCTGCATGGCGTTCTCAACCGCCTGCAATTTGGCCAGGTGTTGTTGGCGACGGTGGGCTCCACGGCGCCTTTTGTGGGATTGCTCGGTACGGTCTGGGGTATTTTCAACGCGCTGACGTCGATTGGACTGGAAGGCAAGTTCCAGATCGAACAGGTGTCTGGCCCGGTGGGTGAAGCGCTGGTCATGACGGCTGCCGGTCTGGCGGTTGCGATTCCAGCGGTCCTGGCCTACAACGTGCTGGGCCGACAGATTGCCCGCATCGAGGCCGATCTCGAAGGCTTTGCCCGCGACTTGCGTGAACTGCTGGTGCACCCGCTGGGCGCATCCAGATCGGAGAACTGA
- a CDS encoding long-chain-fatty-acid--CoA ligase — MTDSTIDRPWLGSYSPGVPADIDVAQYPSLVHLLEDSFQKFAPRAAYSFMGKEIGYAQVDSMSKAFAAYLQGLGLVKGDRVAVMMPNVPQYPVVVAAILRAGFVVVNVNPLYTDRELEHQLKDSGSLAIVIIENFAATLEKCLAKTPVKHVVLAAMGDLLGLIKGALVNYVVRNVKKMVPTFNLPQAVRFNDALAKGSRGSLKRPEIGPDDVAVLQYTGGTTGVSKGAVLLHRNVVANALQSEAWNAPAMNKVPAGEQSTSVCALPLYHIFAFTVNMMLGMRTGGKVILIPNPRDLPAVLKELSKQRFHSFPAVNTLFNGLANHPDFGTVDWSHLKVSVGGGTAVQGAVAKIWLEKTGCPICEGYGLSETSPSASCNPVTNKEFTGTIGLPLPNTYLKCLDDDGNEVPMGQAGEIAIKGPQVMAGYWQRPDETAKVMTSDGYFKSGDIGIMDERGYFKIVDRKKDMVLVSGFNVYPNEVEEVVAEMPGVMECAVVGVPDEKSGEAVKLVIVKKDPSLTEAKVREFCKAKLTGYKQPKVIEFRTDLPKTPVGKILRRELRG; from the coding sequence ATGACCGATTCGACCATTGACCGCCCTTGGCTGGGGTCTTATTCGCCCGGGGTGCCCGCCGATATCGATGTGGCGCAATACCCGTCGCTGGTGCATTTGCTGGAAGACAGCTTTCAAAAGTTTGCCCCGCGCGCGGCCTACAGCTTCATGGGCAAAGAAATTGGCTACGCGCAGGTGGACAGCATGTCCAAGGCCTTTGCGGCGTATCTGCAGGGCCTGGGGCTGGTCAAGGGTGATCGGGTGGCGGTGATGATGCCCAATGTGCCGCAGTACCCGGTGGTTGTTGCAGCGATCTTGCGGGCCGGCTTCGTGGTGGTCAATGTGAACCCGCTCTACACCGATCGTGAACTTGAGCACCAGCTGAAAGATTCGGGTTCGCTGGCCATTGTGATCATCGAAAACTTCGCCGCCACGCTGGAAAAATGCCTTGCCAAAACGCCCGTGAAGCATGTGGTGTTGGCAGCGATGGGCGACTTGCTTGGTTTGATCAAGGGTGCGTTGGTGAATTACGTGGTGCGCAACGTCAAGAAGATGGTGCCCACTTTCAATTTGCCCCAGGCGGTTCGCTTCAATGACGCATTGGCCAAAGGCTCCCGCGGTTCGCTCAAGCGGCCAGAAATCGGCCCGGATGACGTGGCGGTGTTGCAGTACACCGGCGGTACCACGGGCGTTTCCAAAGGTGCTGTGCTGTTGCACCGCAACGTGGTGGCCAACGCACTGCAGTCCGAGGCCTGGAACGCGCCCGCGATGAACAAGGTGCCGGCGGGCGAGCAGAGCACCAGCGTATGCGCCTTGCCGCTGTATCACATCTTCGCCTTCACGGTGAACATGATGCTGGGCATGCGCACCGGTGGCAAAGTGATCTTGATTCCCAATCCGCGCGATTTGCCTGCGGTGCTCAAAGAGCTTTCTAAACAGCGTTTTCACAGTTTTCCCGCAGTGAATACGCTGTTCAACGGGTTGGCCAACCACCCCGATTTCGGCACAGTGGACTGGAGCCATTTAAAGGTGTCTGTGGGTGGCGGTACGGCAGTGCAAGGCGCCGTTGCAAAAATCTGGCTGGAGAAAACGGGCTGCCCCATTTGCGAAGGTTATGGCCTGTCGGAAACCAGCCCGTCGGCCAGCTGCAATCCGGTGACCAACAAAGAATTCACCGGAACCATTGGACTGCCGTTGCCCAACACCTATTTGAAGTGCCTGGATGACGATGGCAACGAAGTGCCCATGGGCCAGGCCGGCGAAATCGCCATCAAGGGCCCACAGGTCATGGCCGGCTACTGGCAACGTCCCGATGAGACAGCCAAGGTGATGACGTCCGACGGCTACTTCAAGTCGGGCGATATTGGCATCATGGACGAACGTGGCTATTTCAAGATTGTTGACCGCAAGAAAGACATGGTTCTGGTGAGCGGCTTCAACGTGTATCCAAACGAGGTGGAAGAGGTGGTGGCTGAGATGCCAGGGGTGATGGAGTGCGCAGTGGTCGGGGTACCCGATGAAAAATCGGGTGAAGCGGTGAAGCTGGTAATCGTCAAGAAAGACCCGTCGCTCACCGAAGCGAAGGTGCGTGAATTCTGCAAGGCCAAGCTCACGGGCTACAAGCAACCCAAGGTGATCGAATTCCGCACCGATTTGCCCAAGACACCGGTGGGCAAAATCTTGCGCCGCGAGTTGCGGGGCTAG
- the fur gene encoding ferric iron uptake transcriptional regulator, with protein MTNIDELKNTGLKATLPRLKILEVFQNAKQRHMTAEDVYRVLLENQSDIGLATVYRVLMQFEQAGLLTRSNFESGKAVYELDEGQHHDHLVCLDCGRVEEFFDPEIEKRQQMVAKSRGFVLQEHALSLYASCNKPDCPHRSNQQR; from the coding sequence ATGACCAATATCGACGAACTCAAGAACACCGGCCTGAAGGCCACGCTGCCGCGTTTGAAGATTCTGGAGGTGTTCCAGAACGCCAAGCAGCGGCACATGACCGCCGAAGACGTGTACCGCGTACTGCTGGAGAACCAGTCAGACATCGGGCTGGCCACGGTGTACCGCGTATTGATGCAGTTCGAACAGGCGGGGCTGCTCACACGCAGCAACTTCGAGTCGGGCAAAGCCGTCTACGAACTGGACGAAGGCCAGCATCACGATCACTTGGTGTGCCTGGATTGCGGGCGTGTGGAAGAGTTTTTCGACCCGGAAATCGAAAAGCGCCAGCAAATGGTCGCCAAGAGCCGCGGCTTCGTTTTGCAGGAACATGCCCTGTCGCTCTACGCCAGTTGCAACAAACCCGACTGCCCTCACCGCAGCAATCAGCAGCGCTGA
- the hprK gene encoding HPr(Ser) kinase/phosphatase: protein MKPTVVSADVLFEDHREALKWQWVAGLGASERRFDEVAIREARSGADLVGYLNYIHPYRVQVCGEREITYLTSAVDDDNRRRIARIVTLEPPVLVLADGQTAPQPMVAMCERAQIPMFASTEPAAFVIDVLRAYLSRHFADRSSMHGVFMDILGMGVLITGESGLGKSELGLELISRGHGLVADDAVDIFRTNQASIEGRCPELLQNLLEVRGIGLLDIKAIFGETAVRRKMRLNLIVHLVRRETLERDYDRMPHEPLYQDVLGVPVRKAVIQVVAGRNIAVLVEAAVRNTILQLRGIDTYQEFVARHRAAMQKGE from the coding sequence ATGAAGCCCACCGTTGTCAGCGCCGACGTTCTGTTCGAAGACCACCGCGAAGCCCTGAAGTGGCAATGGGTGGCTGGACTGGGTGCTTCCGAGCGCCGCTTTGACGAGGTGGCCATCCGCGAGGCGCGCTCAGGTGCAGACCTGGTGGGCTACTTGAACTACATCCACCCGTATCGGGTGCAGGTGTGTGGCGAGCGCGAAATTACCTACCTCACCAGCGCCGTTGATGACGACAACCGACGCAGGATCGCGCGCATCGTGACGCTTGAGCCTCCGGTGCTGGTTTTGGCCGATGGTCAGACTGCGCCGCAGCCCATGGTGGCGATGTGCGAGCGGGCGCAAATTCCGATGTTTGCCTCAACGGAGCCAGCGGCGTTTGTGATTGACGTCTTGCGCGCCTATTTGTCGCGTCACTTCGCCGACCGTTCATCCATGCACGGCGTGTTCATGGATATCCTGGGGATGGGCGTGCTCATCACCGGTGAGTCCGGCTTGGGCAAAAGCGAACTGGGTCTGGAGTTGATCTCACGTGGTCACGGATTGGTGGCCGATGACGCGGTGGATATTTTTCGCACCAACCAGGCCAGTATCGAAGGCCGTTGCCCCGAGTTGTTGCAAAACCTGTTGGAGGTGCGGGGCATAGGCTTGCTCGATATCAAGGCCATTTTTGGTGAGACCGCTGTGCGCCGCAAGATGCGTCTCAACCTGATCGTGCATCTGGTGCGCCGGGAAACCCTGGAGCGTGACTACGACCGCATGCCGCATGAACCGCTGTACCAGGATGTACTGGGAGTGCCCGTGCGCAAAGCCGTGATTCAGGTGGTGGCAGGCCGCAACATAGCTGTGCTGGTGGAGGCGGCGGTGCGCAACACCATCCTGCAACTGCGCGGCATCGACACGTATCAGGAGTTCGTGGCCCGACACCGGGCGGCGATGCAAAAGGGGGAATAA
- a CDS encoding 5'-methylthioadenosine/adenosylhomocysteine nucleosidase, translated as MTAPSIPRIALVAALHEELASVLALMPDEHKETVGGRDFWVGHLHGQEVVAALCGIGKVAAATTATLLIQYFGVDRIVFTGVAGGLGPGVNVGDVVVARSLLQHDYDVSPIFPRYVIPGHGVSEFPSDAQLSDRLAGACETVLGALPDHVDLASIAKFGLHKPKLHQGLVISGDRFVCTTPESEKLIRELPSALAVEMEGAAFAQVCKDFNLPLALVRTISDRADDEAHVDFPSFLKEVASKYSGAIIQTLFSDEMEKSDTYPEREH; from the coding sequence ATGACCGCCCCTTCTATCCCCCGAATCGCCCTCGTTGCCGCGTTGCACGAAGAGCTCGCCAGCGTCTTGGCGTTGATGCCCGATGAACACAAAGAGACGGTGGGCGGCCGCGATTTCTGGGTGGGCCATCTGCACGGGCAAGAGGTGGTGGCCGCGCTGTGCGGCATCGGCAAAGTGGCGGCAGCCACCACCGCCACGCTCTTGATTCAGTATTTTGGCGTTGACCGCATCGTGTTCACCGGGGTGGCTGGTGGTTTGGGGCCTGGCGTGAACGTGGGCGATGTGGTGGTGGCGCGATCGTTGCTGCAACACGACTACGACGTGTCTCCGATTTTCCCGCGTTATGTGATTCCCGGACACGGGGTGAGCGAGTTTCCAAGCGATGCCCAACTGTCTGATCGATTGGCTGGAGCCTGTGAAACAGTGCTCGGCGCCTTGCCCGACCATGTTGACCTTGCCAGCATCGCGAAGTTTGGTCTGCACAAGCCCAAGCTGCACCAAGGTCTGGTCATCAGTGGCGACCGCTTCGTGTGCACCACGCCAGAAAGCGAAAAGCTGATTCGCGAACTGCCCAGCGCTCTGGCGGTCGAAATGGAAGGTGCGGCATTTGCGCAGGTGTGCAAAGACTTCAACTTGCCCCTGGCCTTGGTCCGAACGATCTCAGACCGCGCCGACGACGAAGCCCACGTCGACTTCCCAAGCTTCCTGAAGGAGGTTGCGAGCAAGTACAGCGGCGCCATCATCCAAACACTGTTTTCCGACGAAATGGAAAAATCGGATACCTATCCGGAGCGCGAGCACTAA
- a CDS encoding patatin-like phospholipase family protein, protein MSLDTLINRSFLTPRPSTEPSDACALVLMGGGARTAYEAGVLKAIAKMLAKEAPGSDGDPASFPFRWLFGTSAGALNASFLASRAHMGLPALGELASFWAKLQSHRVYKLEAPGWVRANRFLAGLTLARQVKRHRALLDTLPLVDTLHKAIDLTGVERSLQSGVIEVLGVTASSYTSGEHWTFCQTAPNHTVQPWRRPSRRASFQPITIEHLMASSSIPFLFPAVPLWVDGHKEYFGDGSMRQLSPLSPAIQFGARRILVIGVGQPQRTGRLPSISPEPTAGTIAGHAMASVFHDTVHHDVEQAQRVSATLEQLPPEVAAALPYHAVEVVSLQPSFSIDELARKHVADLPAATRNTLKGLGALETGAASGGSAASLASYLMFEPGFVQALIELGEHDAWHRQRELKALFQPT, encoded by the coding sequence GTGTCCCTCGACACGCTCATCAACCGCAGCTTCCTAACACCCCGACCATCAACAGAACCCAGCGACGCGTGCGCGTTGGTTCTCATGGGCGGAGGGGCACGCACCGCTTACGAAGCCGGCGTTCTCAAAGCCATCGCAAAGATGCTGGCGAAAGAAGCCCCGGGAAGCGATGGGGACCCCGCCAGCTTTCCTTTTCGCTGGTTGTTCGGCACCTCGGCGGGCGCACTGAACGCTAGCTTTCTCGCCAGTCGGGCCCACATGGGTCTGCCCGCTCTGGGCGAGCTCGCCTCTTTCTGGGCCAAACTGCAGTCGCACCGCGTCTACAAGCTGGAGGCGCCAGGCTGGGTTCGTGCCAACCGCTTCCTGGCCGGTTTGACGCTGGCGCGCCAGGTCAAACGACACCGCGCGCTGCTCGACACGCTGCCACTGGTCGACACCCTGCACAAAGCCATCGACCTGACCGGTGTCGAAAGATCTTTGCAAAGCGGTGTCATCGAGGTGCTGGGCGTCACCGCATCCAGCTACACCTCCGGAGAACACTGGACGTTCTGTCAAACCGCGCCCAACCACACTGTGCAACCCTGGCGGCGCCCAAGCAGGCGCGCTTCATTCCAGCCCATTACGATCGAGCACCTGATGGCCTCCAGCTCGATCCCGTTTCTCTTTCCGGCTGTGCCGCTATGGGTTGATGGACACAAGGAGTATTTCGGCGATGGCTCCATGCGCCAGCTTTCCCCGCTGTCGCCGGCCATCCAGTTTGGTGCACGGCGCATTCTGGTGATCGGCGTCGGCCAGCCACAACGCACGGGGAGACTCCCCTCGATCAGCCCAGAGCCCACCGCCGGCACCATCGCTGGCCATGCCATGGCCAGCGTGTTTCACGACACCGTGCACCACGACGTGGAACAGGCACAACGGGTCAGCGCCACCCTGGAACAGTTGCCCCCGGAGGTCGCGGCCGCCCTGCCTTACCATGCGGTGGAAGTCGTGTCATTGCAGCCCAGCTTTTCGATCGATGAGCTGGCTCGCAAACATGTCGCAGATCTGCCCGCAGCCACACGCAATACCCTCAAGGGCCTGGGCGCACTGGAAACCGGGGCTGCCTCCGGAGGCAGCGCAGCGTCCCTCGCCAGTTACCTCATGTTCGAACCGGGTTTTGTGCAGGCCTTGATCGAACTCGGCGAGCACGACGCCTGGCACCGCCAGCGTGAACTCAAGGCGCTTTTTCAGCCAACATGA
- a CDS encoding outer membrane protein assembly factor BamE: MHQLSFRSMPFVRHPSSAVRCLALGLVVTAVSALSACSSVSDRLPSVGSVVTPYKIDIVQGNVVTREQAQALRAGMAREQVRDLLGSPLLASVFHADRWDYVFTFRRQGQATQSRRLTVFFKDAVLERFESDELPSEAEFVASLDTSRKPGKAPVLQATEEQLKAFEARNAVVTGGTNPPPVAPATNYPPLESPGAAK, translated from the coding sequence ATGCACCAGCTTTCTTTCCGCTCTATGCCTTTTGTCCGCCATCCCTCAAGTGCCGTTCGATGCCTGGCGTTGGGCCTGGTTGTGACCGCTGTGAGCGCACTGTCGGCCTGCTCCTCTGTGAGCGACAGGTTGCCCAGCGTGGGCAGCGTTGTAACCCCTTACAAAATTGATATCGTGCAAGGCAATGTGGTCACGCGCGAACAGGCACAAGCGCTGCGGGCGGGCATGGCTCGCGAACAGGTGCGCGACTTGCTTGGCTCCCCGCTGCTCGCCAGTGTGTTCCATGCCGACCGGTGGGACTATGTCTTTACCTTCCGTCGCCAGGGGCAAGCCACGCAAAGTCGCCGCTTGACGGTGTTTTTCAAGGACGCGGTACTGGAGCGTTTCGAGTCAGACGAGCTGCCCAGTGAAGCCGAGTTCGTAGCGTCGCTGGACACGTCCCGCAAGCCAGGCAAGGCCCCGGTGCTTCAGGCCACCGAGGAACAGCTCAAGGCGTTTGAGGCGCGCAACGCTGTTGTGACTGGTGGTACCAACCCGCCTCCGGTGGCACCTGCAACCAACTATCCGCCTCTGGAGTCGCCCGGAGCCGCGAAATGA
- a CDS encoding PTS sugar transporter subunit IIA, whose translation MNRLSAILPAGQVLVSVDATSKKRAFEEAGLLFETLHGLNRALITDSLFARERLGSTGLGHGVAIPHGRIKGLKQPLAAVFQLANPIGFDAPDELPVQLLIFLLVPEAATQKHLEILSEIAELLSDSALRDRMKSSSEASGLHTLITSWQSAHAAA comes from the coding sequence ATGAACCGACTATCTGCCATATTGCCCGCGGGCCAAGTGCTCGTGAGCGTGGATGCCACCAGCAAAAAGCGCGCATTCGAAGAGGCTGGACTGCTCTTTGAAACCCTTCACGGGCTGAACCGCGCCTTGATTACCGACAGCCTTTTTGCTCGCGAGCGTCTGGGTTCAACGGGGTTGGGGCATGGTGTGGCCATTCCCCACGGGCGCATCAAAGGCCTCAAGCAGCCATTGGCCGCGGTGTTTCAGCTGGCCAATCCGATTGGCTTTGACGCGCCAGACGAGTTGCCGGTGCAACTGCTGATTTTTCTGCTGGTACCTGAGGCCGCGACCCAGAAGCACCTGGAAATCTTGTCCGAGATTGCCGAACTGCTCAGCGACAGCGCCCTGCGCGATCGCATGAAATCGTCCAGCGAAGCCAGTGGCCTGCACACCCTGATCACTTCCTGGCAGTCGGCGCACGCAGCGGCCTGA
- the hpf gene encoding ribosome hibernation-promoting factor, HPF/YfiA family, which produces MNLTISGHHLDVTPALRGYVTTKLERISRHFDQVVDIKVLLTVDNLKEKDMRQKAECNIHVKGKDLFAECAHADLYAAVDELTDKLDRQVLRYKGKSQDHHHEPAKRMM; this is translated from the coding sequence ATGAACTTGACGATCAGTGGTCACCATTTGGACGTTACGCCCGCATTGCGCGGGTATGTCACCACCAAACTGGAACGCATATCCCGGCACTTCGACCAAGTGGTCGATATCAAGGTGCTGCTGACGGTGGACAATCTCAAAGAGAAGGACATGCGACAGAAAGCCGAGTGCAATATCCATGTAAAAGGCAAGGACTTGTTCGCTGAATGTGCCCATGCTGATCTTTATGCAGCGGTCGATGAGCTCACCGACAAGCTGGACCGACAGGTTCTTCGTTACAAAGGCAAGTCACAAGATCACCATCACGAGCCTGCTAAACGGATGATGTAA